The region GCGGACGGCACCAGCGCCACGCCCTGATCGCAGCTCACGTAGGCGATCTGGGATGTCACCGAACGCACTTCATGCAGCACACGCGGCGCAAAGCCGTGGGCGCGGCAGGCGGCGGTCAGCAAATCAAAATAGACCGGGCTGACCTGGCGTGCCGGCATTACCAGCGGCTGGTCTTCGAGCGATTTCAACTGGATACACGGCAAGGCGGCGAGCGGGTGTTCCCGCGGCATCGCCACCGCCAGCCGGTCTTCCGCCAGCGGCAGGGTGTCGATACCGCTGGCGATGTCTCCCTCCAGACGCACAAACGCCAGATCCAGCTCGCCGGCTTCCAGCAGGGGGACGGCTTCCACGCTGTCGATTTCACGCACGAAGATCGTCAGGCCGGGGTGTTGCCGGCGTAGCGCGTCCAGCAGTCTGGGGGTGATTTCCAGCATAGCGGAGGTGATCGCCCCGATATTCAGCACGCCGGACTGGCCGCCGGCGATTTCTTTGACCACCTTCTCCAACTGTTCCATTTGGCCGGCGAAGCGCCGCACCGCGGGCAGCAGAGCGGCACCGGCCGGGCTAAGGCGGGTGCCCCGGCGCGAACGTTCGAACAACTGCAATCTGAGCGACTGCTCCAGTACCTTGATCTGCTCGGTCAGCGGCGGCTGGGACATGCCCAGACGCTGCGCCGCGCGCCCGAAGTGCTCTTCTTCCGCCACCGCGAGAAACATCCACAGCTGTTTAAGCAGCCGGAAATCAATGGTTCCCATTGGGCTTTCTCCCTGTCTTTCTGTTCTGGATAGCGTATCACAGCGATACTTTATTAAAAATTTACATATCAGTGGGGTGACCTGATGATGGCGCGACCTTCGTTCAGGAGATGAAACCATGACCTCAGCCAAACGCCTTGAGCGCCTTGCCGCGCTGGATACCAATACTGTTTCCGACGCGCTGGATTTTCTTGGCCTTCCCGGCGCCACTTACGGCCTGCGCCCTTTATGGGAATGCCCGCAGATCGTCGGGCGTGCCAGCACTATTCAGCTTGGCCCTAAACGGGATAATCACCCCACGGTGCATCTGATTTCACCGGTGATCGACGGGATTAGCGCGGATGACCGCGTACTGGTGATTGCCGGCGGGGTC is a window of Dickeya solani IPO 2222 DNA encoding:
- a CDS encoding LysR substrate-binding domain-containing protein, which encodes MGTIDFRLLKQLWMFLAVAEEEHFGRAAQRLGMSQPPLTEQIKVLEQSLRLQLFERSRRGTRLSPAGAALLPAVRRFAGQMEQLEKVVKEIAGGQSGVLNIGAITSAMLEITPRLLDALRRQHPGLTIFVREIDSVEAVPLLEAGELDLAFVRLEGDIASGIDTLPLAEDRLAVAMPREHPLAALPCIQLKSLEDQPLVMPARQVSPVYFDLLTAACRAHGFAPRVLHEVRSVTSQIAYVSCDQGVALVPSAMQRLIPANVVMRPLQENVTVVTAAAAWNTRRYHPLVDSAVAWLKADALLPSDRP